The genomic segment ttttaattaattaatttatttttttttatttttttaattttttttcaatttgtaGATCCTTCTTTatttctataatatataaatattatttattacatataaatatatgtattttatatatatatatatatatatatatgatattatatttaatatcaCAGCTTTGTAACCactgatttattttttattggttctttttttttttttttttttaataaatttataaattcatgctcttttttgaaattaaaaaaaaaaaaaaaaaaaaaaaaggaagaatttatatatatgattttgttttatatatctattgAAATAATTTATAGAATATAGGGTACGAAaacaacataaaaaaattaaaaatttttaaaaaaatatattattatatatatataatattaatacatataaaaaatatatatcatttctataaaatatatagataacgcatattatatataaacaattttattctattatatttattattattgtattttGCTTTCTTGGttgcattaaaaaaaaaaaaaaaaaaaaaaaaaaaaaaaacttatttgtttatgtaatagaaataattatcataattgaaattttttatttttttttttaaactatTTTTAggttgtgtttttttttttttcgaatgttttaattttatatatatataatttgaagTCCTAAGAATTATgaagtattttttttcttttatataaataatcttTTAACGTGTATTGATTTTACGTTTTGTTCTtcaaatttttgtttttctaaattttagaattataaaagaaaaaaaaaaaaaaaaaatgtagttTTTTTAAGTGCgaactattatatatatggccAAAATGtattgatataatatatatatatattttatattttatagttatttacattttatatttatattcatttttatttggtGAACCTTCCCTATTTCATCCGACCTATTaggtttatttttataactcTAAATGAgcaatatttttgttatattttgtaGTCTTCtgattttaatatttacaaaaagaTGCTCTGGTTGGTGTGATGAAGGGCACATGTTAGTAAGTGCTATAGCCTATAACTTTTTAAATGACGATGAGAAAACCGTTTTAGACCATATATTTAAGAATTATAAGGAAGATAACGATTTTAATGATCCAGTATTAGGATCAGTATGGCCTGATCATATAAAATactttaattataattaccCTAATAAAATGAGAAGAATTGATGGTTTGGAGTTAATGAATAAATGGCACTATGTAAATATACCTTATAACcctacaaatataaaattaaatatgtttcaaaaagaatattataaaagaacaGATAATGCTATTACtattttaaaaagtatatttaaatccttaaaaaatgttaagaaaaaagaaaatcacGGAACATTTTTTTCGTATAATTTTCTAATAagatattttatacatatatttggaGATATACATCAACCTTTACATTCATTAAgcttttataataaaaatttcccAGAAGGAGATCGTGGAGGTACGGATATTTTTGTAATGTACAATAATAAAGTAGAAAATTTACATTACTTATGTGACAGTGTTTTTAGAGCTAGAAATCAAAAGTGGCCTCATCTAAATTCGGATATGATTAATAAAGAAGCacaaaaattaatgaaattATATCCTAAAGAATATTTTGCTGATAGATTAAAACAATCTGAATTTAATAACTATTCATATAtagattttattattattgaaaCATTCGATTTAGCTGTTGAATATGTTTATTCTAATTTTCCACATGATACATTAGATCAAAAAACTACTTATGTCTTAAATGATCATGCcgtaattaatattaaaaaaatgttgaCAGAACAAATTGTCTTAGCTGGTTATAGATTAACTCACtacttaaaaattataattcaaAATGTACCAACCGATTTGctaaatacaaaataatatatcaaataattaataaaaaaaattaaaataaaatataaatataaaatatatatatatatatatatatatataattcaaaattATCAGAATCGTacatttttaacatataatcatattcattagcatttatttctttgtattttataattttaatttttttattttattccttGATGTATAATCAAATTAGACCATTACAACAACtagaaatattaataaaaaatgttaaggTTAAAAAtgtacaattatatatatatatatatatatatttttatgcaccatactataaattttttttttttttttaattttttttcgaaAACGTGGATcagtttttaaaatatatatatttatatggtaGAATGTTTATGCACGTAAATGCTTTTTCTtacattcttttttatgattaattttttttgttcttcttcGTTTTAATTAGACATTAATTATTTGTTCGTTATCATAATGATGGTTCCTCAtctattgtatatatattctttatttatttaatttatatatatttttttttttctcttcacATTATAgtaattatttaatgatatCATAACAATCTAAAACATAAATGTGCATATTATTAGTCATTTAACCTTCGTAGAAagaatttccttttttttttttttttttttaaccaaataaaaaaaataattacatatatataaataaatatatatatatattacgtcTATTTTTGTTATGCACCCTTTGTTGAGTTCACATAAACTCCCTTTCAacaatgtatatatttttttaattttttaccCTTTTAAATTGCCTAccttaataaatataatttttgtggTATGTGCCTTTGAGGGGTaaccatattattatatatatatatatatttatatttatttatttatttatttatttatttatttatttatttatatatattagttgGTGTCCATCAAATTATGCTCATCTTACATATGCACCATAGCATGATTTGCCTTGTACACAACcgttttaataattttattatataatatcataaaatgataattttGTTCCTATTCTGTAT from the Plasmodium falciparum 3D7 genome assembly, chromosome: 14 genome contains:
- a CDS encoding p1/s1 nuclease, putative, producing the protein MSNIFVIFCSLLILIFTKRCSGWCDEGHMLVSAIAYNFLNDDEKTVLDHIFKNYKEDNDFNDPVLGSVWPDHIKYFNYNYPNKMRRIDGLELMNKWHYVNIPYNPTNIKLNMFQKEYYKRTDNAITILKSIFKSLKNVKKKENHGTFFSYNFLIRYFIHIFGDIHQPLHSLSFYNKNFPEGDRGGTDIFVMYNNKVENLHYLCDSVFRARNQKWPHLNSDMINKEAQKLMKLYPKEYFADRLKQSEFNNYSYIDFIIIETFDLAVEYVYSNFPHDTLDQKTTYVLNDHAVINIKKMLTEQIVLAGYRLTHYLKIIIQNVPTDLLNTK